The Ovis canadensis isolate MfBH-ARS-UI-01 breed Bighorn chromosome 13, ARS-UI_OviCan_v2, whole genome shotgun sequence genome includes a region encoding these proteins:
- the ANKRD16 gene encoding ankyrin repeat domain-containing protein 16 isoform X1 has product MAGPADPRRLFRLVQDGRLCTLRRELRAAGHAGCAGPAGDTLLHCAARHGRRDVLAYLVETWDLDIEAANRDYKRPLHEAASMGHRDCVRYLLGRGAAVDCLKKADWTPLMMACTRRNLEVIRDLVEHGANPLLKNKDGWNSFHIASREGDPLILQYLLAVCPSVWRTDSKIGRTPLHTAAMHGCLEAVEVLLQRCQYEPDCRDRCGLTPFMDAIQCGHTDVARLLLKKHKACVSAEDSLGAQAIHRAAVTGQDEAIRFLVSELGVDIDARAGSTHLTALHFAAKEGHVSTVQTLLSLGADINSKDERNRSVKTDLRIFSWDHGHLRVSGQTVTNCEYCSKTQASARECLVRRPSPLFRSDIQITPSRTKKRSDFKTLTFKIIIRYQRLNGFENKSNTNPK; this is encoded by the exons ATGGCCGGGCCCGCTGACCCGCGGCGGCTGTTCCGGCTGGTGCAGGACGGCCGGCTGTGCACCCTGCGCAGGGAGCTGCGGGCGGCTGGGCACGCGGGCTGCGCGGGGCCGGCCGGGGACACCCTCCTGCACTGCGCCGCCCGCCACGGCCGCCGGGACGTCTTGGCCTATCTGGTCGAGACCTGGGACCTGGACATCGAAGCCGCCAACCGGGACTACAAGCGGCCTCTGCATGAGGCTGCCTCCATGGGCCACCGGGACTGCGTGCGGTACCTGCTGGGCCGGGGGGCCGCGGTCGACTGCCTGAAGAAGGCCGACTG GACTCCTCTGATGATGGCCTGCACGAGGAGAAACCTCGAGGTGATCCGGGATCTCGTGGAGCACGGCGCCAATCCACTCCTGAAGAACAAAGACGGCTGGAACAGTTTTCACATCGCCAGCCGCGAGGGCGACCCTCTGATCCTCCAGTACCTGCTTGCAGTTTGCCCCTCTGTCTGGAGGACAGACAGCAAGATCGGGAGGACCCCGCTGCACACGGCAG CAATGCATGGCTGTTTAGAGGCAGTAGAGGTGCTTCTTCAGAG GTGCCAGTACGAACCGGACTGCAGAGACAGGTGTGGCCTCACGCCCTTCATGGACGCCATTCAGTGTGGCCATACGGACGTGGCCAGGCTGCTCCTCAAAAAGCACAAG GCTTGCGTGTCTGCTGAGGACTCACTGGGGGCCCAGGCCATCCACCGGGCAGCAGtcactgggcaggatgaagcCATCCGATTCCTGGTCTCGGAGCTTGGTGTCGACATTGATGCAAGAGCAGGATCTACCCATCTCACGGCACTTCACTTCGCAGCTAAG GAAGGTCACGTGAGCACAGTCCAGACGCTCTTATCCTTGGGTGCTGACATCAACTCCAAGGACGAAAGAAATCGATCAG TCAAGACTGACCTCAGAATTTTTTCCTGGGACCATGGGCATCTGAGAGTCAGTGGTCAAACTGTGACAAACTGTGAGTATTGCAGTAAAACACAGGCATCTGCTCGTGAATGCCTGGTGAGAAGACCCAGTCCATTGTTCCGGTCTGACATACAGATAACCCCTAGTCGtacaaagaagagaagtgattttaaaacattaacatttaaaataataattagataTCAAAGGTTAAATGGCtttgaaaacaaaagcaatactAATCCAAAGTAG
- the ANKRD16 gene encoding ankyrin repeat domain-containing protein 16 isoform X8, producing the protein MAGPADPRRLFRLVQDGRLCTLRRELRAAGHAGCAGPAGDTLLHCAARHGRRDVLAYLVETWDLDIEAANRDYKRPLHEAASMGHRDCVRYLLGRGAAVDCLKKADWTPLMMACTRRNLEVIRDLVEHGANPLLKNKDGWNSFHIASREGDPLILQYLLAVCPSVWRTDSKIGRTPLHTAAMHGCLEAVEVLLQRCQYEPDCRDRCGLTPFMDAIQCGHTDVARLLLKKHKACVSAEDSLGAQAIHRAAVTGQDEAIRFLVSELGVDIDARAGSTHLTALHFAAKEGHVSTVQTLLSLGADINSKDERNRSVKTDLRIFSWDHGHLRVSGQTVTN; encoded by the exons ATGGCCGGGCCCGCTGACCCGCGGCGGCTGTTCCGGCTGGTGCAGGACGGCCGGCTGTGCACCCTGCGCAGGGAGCTGCGGGCGGCTGGGCACGCGGGCTGCGCGGGGCCGGCCGGGGACACCCTCCTGCACTGCGCCGCCCGCCACGGCCGCCGGGACGTCTTGGCCTATCTGGTCGAGACCTGGGACCTGGACATCGAAGCCGCCAACCGGGACTACAAGCGGCCTCTGCATGAGGCTGCCTCCATGGGCCACCGGGACTGCGTGCGGTACCTGCTGGGCCGGGGGGCCGCGGTCGACTGCCTGAAGAAGGCCGACTG GACTCCTCTGATGATGGCCTGCACGAGGAGAAACCTCGAGGTGATCCGGGATCTCGTGGAGCACGGCGCCAATCCACTCCTGAAGAACAAAGACGGCTGGAACAGTTTTCACATCGCCAGCCGCGAGGGCGACCCTCTGATCCTCCAGTACCTGCTTGCAGTTTGCCCCTCTGTCTGGAGGACAGACAGCAAGATCGGGAGGACCCCGCTGCACACGGCAG CAATGCATGGCTGTTTAGAGGCAGTAGAGGTGCTTCTTCAGAG GTGCCAGTACGAACCGGACTGCAGAGACAGGTGTGGCCTCACGCCCTTCATGGACGCCATTCAGTGTGGCCATACGGACGTGGCCAGGCTGCTCCTCAAAAAGCACAAG GCTTGCGTGTCTGCTGAGGACTCACTGGGGGCCCAGGCCATCCACCGGGCAGCAGtcactgggcaggatgaagcCATCCGATTCCTGGTCTCGGAGCTTGGTGTCGACATTGATGCAAGAGCAGGATCTACCCATCTCACGGCACTTCACTTCGCAGCTAAG GAAGGTCACGTGAGCACAGTCCAGACGCTCTTATCCTTGGGTGCTGACATCAACTCCAAGGACGAAAGAAATCGATCAG TCAAGACTGACCTCAGAATTTTTTCCTGGGACCATGGGCATCTGAGAGTCAGTGGTCAAACTGTGACAAACT ag
- the ANKRD16 gene encoding ankyrin repeat domain-containing protein 16 isoform X7: MAGPADPRRLFRLVQDGRLCTLRRELRAAGHAGCAGPAGDTLLHCAARHGRRDVLAYLVETWDLDIEAANRDYKRPLHEAASMGHRDCVRYLLGRGAAVDCLKKADWTPLMMACTRRNLEVIRDLVEHGANPLLKNKDGWNSFHIASREGDPLILQYLLAVCPSVWRTDSKIGRTPLHTAAMHGCLEAVEVLLQRCQYEPDCRDRCGLTPFMDAIQCGHTDVARLLLKKHKACVSAEDSLGAQAIHRAAVTGQDEAIRFLVSELGVDIDARAGSTHLTALHFAAKEGHVSTVQTLLSLGADINSKDERNRSVKTDLRIFSWDHGHLRVSGQTVTN; the protein is encoded by the exons ATGGCCGGGCCCGCTGACCCGCGGCGGCTGTTCCGGCTGGTGCAGGACGGCCGGCTGTGCACCCTGCGCAGGGAGCTGCGGGCGGCTGGGCACGCGGGCTGCGCGGGGCCGGCCGGGGACACCCTCCTGCACTGCGCCGCCCGCCACGGCCGCCGGGACGTCTTGGCCTATCTGGTCGAGACCTGGGACCTGGACATCGAAGCCGCCAACCGGGACTACAAGCGGCCTCTGCATGAGGCTGCCTCCATGGGCCACCGGGACTGCGTGCGGTACCTGCTGGGCCGGGGGGCCGCGGTCGACTGCCTGAAGAAGGCCGACTG GACTCCTCTGATGATGGCCTGCACGAGGAGAAACCTCGAGGTGATCCGGGATCTCGTGGAGCACGGCGCCAATCCACTCCTGAAGAACAAAGACGGCTGGAACAGTTTTCACATCGCCAGCCGCGAGGGCGACCCTCTGATCCTCCAGTACCTGCTTGCAGTTTGCCCCTCTGTCTGGAGGACAGACAGCAAGATCGGGAGGACCCCGCTGCACACGGCAG CAATGCATGGCTGTTTAGAGGCAGTAGAGGTGCTTCTTCAGAG GTGCCAGTACGAACCGGACTGCAGAGACAGGTGTGGCCTCACGCCCTTCATGGACGCCATTCAGTGTGGCCATACGGACGTGGCCAGGCTGCTCCTCAAAAAGCACAAG GCTTGCGTGTCTGCTGAGGACTCACTGGGGGCCCAGGCCATCCACCGGGCAGCAGtcactgggcaggatgaagcCATCCGATTCCTGGTCTCGGAGCTTGGTGTCGACATTGATGCAAGAGCAGGATCTACCCATCTCACGGCACTTCACTTCGCAGCTAAG GAAGGTCACGTGAGCACAGTCCAGACGCTCTTATCCTTGGGTGCTGACATCAACTCCAAGGACGAAAGAAATCGATCAG TCAAGACTGACCTCAGAATTTTTTCCTGGGACCATGGGCATCTGAGAGTCAGTGGTCAAACTGTGACAAACT ga
- the ANKRD16 gene encoding ankyrin repeat domain-containing protein 16 isoform X4, translated as MAGPADPRRLFRLVQDGRLCTLRRELRAAGHAGCAGPAGDTLLHCAARHGRRDVLAYLVETWDLDIEAANRDYKRPLHEAASMGHRDCVRYLLGRGAAVDCLKKADWTPLMMACTRRNLEVIRDLVEHGANPLLKNKDGWNSFHIASREGDPLILQYLLAVCPSVWRTDSKIGRTPLHTAAMHGCLEAVEVLLQRCQYEPDCRDRCGLTPFMDAIQCGHTDVARLLLKKHKACVSAEDSLGAQAIHRAAVTGQDEAIRFLVSELGVDIDARAGSTHLTALHFAAKEGHVSTVQTLLSLGADINSKDERNRSGGGPPPVEDRPHPRMRRLASWLDDSPLHSRTLSSL; from the exons ATGGCCGGGCCCGCTGACCCGCGGCGGCTGTTCCGGCTGGTGCAGGACGGCCGGCTGTGCACCCTGCGCAGGGAGCTGCGGGCGGCTGGGCACGCGGGCTGCGCGGGGCCGGCCGGGGACACCCTCCTGCACTGCGCCGCCCGCCACGGCCGCCGGGACGTCTTGGCCTATCTGGTCGAGACCTGGGACCTGGACATCGAAGCCGCCAACCGGGACTACAAGCGGCCTCTGCATGAGGCTGCCTCCATGGGCCACCGGGACTGCGTGCGGTACCTGCTGGGCCGGGGGGCCGCGGTCGACTGCCTGAAGAAGGCCGACTG GACTCCTCTGATGATGGCCTGCACGAGGAGAAACCTCGAGGTGATCCGGGATCTCGTGGAGCACGGCGCCAATCCACTCCTGAAGAACAAAGACGGCTGGAACAGTTTTCACATCGCCAGCCGCGAGGGCGACCCTCTGATCCTCCAGTACCTGCTTGCAGTTTGCCCCTCTGTCTGGAGGACAGACAGCAAGATCGGGAGGACCCCGCTGCACACGGCAG CAATGCATGGCTGTTTAGAGGCAGTAGAGGTGCTTCTTCAGAG GTGCCAGTACGAACCGGACTGCAGAGACAGGTGTGGCCTCACGCCCTTCATGGACGCCATTCAGTGTGGCCATACGGACGTGGCCAGGCTGCTCCTCAAAAAGCACAAG GCTTGCGTGTCTGCTGAGGACTCACTGGGGGCCCAGGCCATCCACCGGGCAGCAGtcactgggcaggatgaagcCATCCGATTCCTGGTCTCGGAGCTTGGTGTCGACATTGATGCAAGAGCAGGATCTACCCATCTCACGGCACTTCACTTCGCAGCTAAG GAAGGTCACGTGAGCACAGTCCAGACGCTCTTATCCTTGGGTGCTGACATCAACTCCAAGGACGAAAGAAATCGATCAG GTGGAGGACCCCCTCCGGTGGAGGaccgcccccaccccaggatgAGGCGGCTAGCTTCCTGGCTTGATGACAGCCCATTGCACAGTCGGACGCTTTCCAGTCTCTGA
- the ANKRD16 gene encoding ankyrin repeat domain-containing protein 16 isoform X6: MAGPADPRRLFRLVQDGRLCTLRRELRAAGHAGCAGPAGDTLLHCAARHGRRDVLAYLVETWDLDIEAANRDYKRPLHEAASMGHRDCVRYLLGRGAAVDCLKKADWTPLMMACTRRNLEVIRDLVEHGANPLLKNKDGWNSFHIASREGDPLILQYLLAVCPSVWRTDSKIGRTPLHTAAMHGCLEAVEVLLQRCQYEPDCRDRCGLTPFMDAIQCGHTDVARLLLKKHKACVSAEDSLGAQAIHRAAVTGQDEAIRFLVSELGVDIDARAGSTHLTALHFAAKEGHVSTVQTLLSLGADINSKDERNRSAVKTDLRIFSWDHGHLRVSGQTVTN, translated from the exons ATGGCCGGGCCCGCTGACCCGCGGCGGCTGTTCCGGCTGGTGCAGGACGGCCGGCTGTGCACCCTGCGCAGGGAGCTGCGGGCGGCTGGGCACGCGGGCTGCGCGGGGCCGGCCGGGGACACCCTCCTGCACTGCGCCGCCCGCCACGGCCGCCGGGACGTCTTGGCCTATCTGGTCGAGACCTGGGACCTGGACATCGAAGCCGCCAACCGGGACTACAAGCGGCCTCTGCATGAGGCTGCCTCCATGGGCCACCGGGACTGCGTGCGGTACCTGCTGGGCCGGGGGGCCGCGGTCGACTGCCTGAAGAAGGCCGACTG GACTCCTCTGATGATGGCCTGCACGAGGAGAAACCTCGAGGTGATCCGGGATCTCGTGGAGCACGGCGCCAATCCACTCCTGAAGAACAAAGACGGCTGGAACAGTTTTCACATCGCCAGCCGCGAGGGCGACCCTCTGATCCTCCAGTACCTGCTTGCAGTTTGCCCCTCTGTCTGGAGGACAGACAGCAAGATCGGGAGGACCCCGCTGCACACGGCAG CAATGCATGGCTGTTTAGAGGCAGTAGAGGTGCTTCTTCAGAG GTGCCAGTACGAACCGGACTGCAGAGACAGGTGTGGCCTCACGCCCTTCATGGACGCCATTCAGTGTGGCCATACGGACGTGGCCAGGCTGCTCCTCAAAAAGCACAAG GCTTGCGTGTCTGCTGAGGACTCACTGGGGGCCCAGGCCATCCACCGGGCAGCAGtcactgggcaggatgaagcCATCCGATTCCTGGTCTCGGAGCTTGGTGTCGACATTGATGCAAGAGCAGGATCTACCCATCTCACGGCACTTCACTTCGCAGCTAAG GAAGGTCACGTGAGCACAGTCCAGACGCTCTTATCCTTGGGTGCTGACATCAACTCCAAGGACGAAAGAAATCGATCAG cAGTCAAGACTGACCTCAGAATTTTTTCCTGGGACCATGGGCATCTGAGAGTCAGTGGTCAAACTGTGACAAACT ag
- the ANKRD16 gene encoding ankyrin repeat domain-containing protein 16 isoform X2 — protein sequence MAGPADPRRLFRLVQDGRLCTLRRELRAAGHAGCAGPAGDTLLHCAARHGRRDVLAYLVETWDLDIEAANRDYKRPLHEAASMGHRDCVRYLLGRGAAVDCLKKADWTPLMMACTRRNLEVIRDLVEHGANPLLKNKDGWNSFHIASREGDPLILQYLLAVCPSVWRTDSKIGRTPLHTAAMHGCLEAVEVLLQRCQYEPDCRDRCGLTPFMDAIQCGHTDVARLLLKKHKACVSAEDSLGAQAIHRAAVTGQDEAIRFLVSELGVDIDARAGSTHLTALHFAAKEGHVSTVQTLLSLGADINSKDERNRSALHLACAGQHAACVQFLLSSGLQDSPDVTGALAQHLTRSPDVLQCFNHSTMAEGVSRGRQ from the exons ATGGCCGGGCCCGCTGACCCGCGGCGGCTGTTCCGGCTGGTGCAGGACGGCCGGCTGTGCACCCTGCGCAGGGAGCTGCGGGCGGCTGGGCACGCGGGCTGCGCGGGGCCGGCCGGGGACACCCTCCTGCACTGCGCCGCCCGCCACGGCCGCCGGGACGTCTTGGCCTATCTGGTCGAGACCTGGGACCTGGACATCGAAGCCGCCAACCGGGACTACAAGCGGCCTCTGCATGAGGCTGCCTCCATGGGCCACCGGGACTGCGTGCGGTACCTGCTGGGCCGGGGGGCCGCGGTCGACTGCCTGAAGAAGGCCGACTG GACTCCTCTGATGATGGCCTGCACGAGGAGAAACCTCGAGGTGATCCGGGATCTCGTGGAGCACGGCGCCAATCCACTCCTGAAGAACAAAGACGGCTGGAACAGTTTTCACATCGCCAGCCGCGAGGGCGACCCTCTGATCCTCCAGTACCTGCTTGCAGTTTGCCCCTCTGTCTGGAGGACAGACAGCAAGATCGGGAGGACCCCGCTGCACACGGCAG CAATGCATGGCTGTTTAGAGGCAGTAGAGGTGCTTCTTCAGAG GTGCCAGTACGAACCGGACTGCAGAGACAGGTGTGGCCTCACGCCCTTCATGGACGCCATTCAGTGTGGCCATACGGACGTGGCCAGGCTGCTCCTCAAAAAGCACAAG GCTTGCGTGTCTGCTGAGGACTCACTGGGGGCCCAGGCCATCCACCGGGCAGCAGtcactgggcaggatgaagcCATCCGATTCCTGGTCTCGGAGCTTGGTGTCGACATTGATGCAAGAGCAGGATCTACCCATCTCACGGCACTTCACTTCGCAGCTAAG GAAGGTCACGTGAGCACAGTCCAGACGCTCTTATCCTTGGGTGCTGACATCAACTCCAAGGACGAAAGAAATCGATCAG CCCTGCACCTGGCCTGCGCGGGGCAGCATGCGGCCTGTGTCCAGTTCCTCCTGAGCTCCGGGCTCCAGGACTCTCCAGACGTCACTGGCGCCCTGGCTCAGCATCTCACACGGAGCCCCGACGTCCTTCAGTGCTTCAACCACAGCACAATGGCTGAGGGTGTTTCCAGAGGTAGACAGTGA
- the ANKRD16 gene encoding ankyrin repeat domain-containing protein 16 isoform X9 has translation MAGPADPRRLFRLVQDGRLCTLRRELRAAGHAGCAGPAGDTLLHCAARHGRRDVLAYLVETWDLDIEAANRDYKRPLHEAASMGHRDCVRYLLGRGAAVDCLKKADWTPLMMACTRRNLEVIRDLVEHGANPLLKNKDGWNSFHIASREGDPLILQYLLAVCPSVWRTDSKIGRTPLHTAAMHGCLEAVEVLLQRCQYEPDCRDRCGLTPFMDAIQCGHTDVARLLLKKHKACVSAEDSLGAQAIHRAAVTGQDEAIRFLVSELGVDIDARAGSTHLTALHFAAKEGHVSTVQTLLSLGADINSKDERNRSAVKTDLRIFSWDHGHLRVSGQTVTNCEYCSKTQASARECLVRRPSPLFRSDIQITPSRTKKRSDFKTLTFKIIIRYQRLNGFENKSNTNPK, from the exons ATGGCCGGGCCCGCTGACCCGCGGCGGCTGTTCCGGCTGGTGCAGGACGGCCGGCTGTGCACCCTGCGCAGGGAGCTGCGGGCGGCTGGGCACGCGGGCTGCGCGGGGCCGGCCGGGGACACCCTCCTGCACTGCGCCGCCCGCCACGGCCGCCGGGACGTCTTGGCCTATCTGGTCGAGACCTGGGACCTGGACATCGAAGCCGCCAACCGGGACTACAAGCGGCCTCTGCATGAGGCTGCCTCCATGGGCCACCGGGACTGCGTGCGGTACCTGCTGGGCCGGGGGGCCGCGGTCGACTGCCTGAAGAAGGCCGACTG GACTCCTCTGATGATGGCCTGCACGAGGAGAAACCTCGAGGTGATCCGGGATCTCGTGGAGCACGGCGCCAATCCACTCCTGAAGAACAAAGACGGCTGGAACAGTTTTCACATCGCCAGCCGCGAGGGCGACCCTCTGATCCTCCAGTACCTGCTTGCAGTTTGCCCCTCTGTCTGGAGGACAGACAGCAAGATCGGGAGGACCCCGCTGCACACGGCAG CAATGCATGGCTGTTTAGAGGCAGTAGAGGTGCTTCTTCAGAG GTGCCAGTACGAACCGGACTGCAGAGACAGGTGTGGCCTCACGCCCTTCATGGACGCCATTCAGTGTGGCCATACGGACGTGGCCAGGCTGCTCCTCAAAAAGCACAAG GCTTGCGTGTCTGCTGAGGACTCACTGGGGGCCCAGGCCATCCACCGGGCAGCAGtcactgggcaggatgaagcCATCCGATTCCTGGTCTCGGAGCTTGGTGTCGACATTGATGCAAGAGCAGGATCTACCCATCTCACGGCACTTCACTTCGCAGCTAAG GAAGGTCACGTGAGCACAGTCCAGACGCTCTTATCCTTGGGTGCTGACATCAACTCCAAGGACGAAAGAAATCGATCAG cAGTCAAGACTGACCTCAGAATTTTTTCCTGGGACCATGGGCATCTGAGAGTCAGTGGTCAAACTGTGACAAACTGTGAGTATTGCAGTAAAACACAGGCATCTGCTCGTGAATGCCTGGTGAGAAGACCCAGTCCATTGTTCCGGTCTGACATACAGATAACCCCTAGTCGtacaaagaagagaagtgattttaaaacattaacatttaaaataataattagataTCAAAGGTTAAATGGCtttgaaaacaaaagcaatactAATCCAAAGTAG
- the ANKRD16 gene encoding ankyrin repeat domain-containing protein 16 isoform X5 codes for MAGPADPRRLFRLVQDGRLCTLRRELRAAGHAGCAGPAGDTLLHCAARHGRRDVLAYLVETWDLDIEAANRDYKRPLHEAASMGHRDCVRYLLGRGAAVDCLKKADWTPLMMACTRRNLEVIRDLVEHGANPLLKNKDGWNSFHIASREGDPLILQYLLAVCPSVWRTDSKIGRTPLHTAAMHGCLEAVEVLLQRCQYEPDCRDRCGLTPFMDAIQCGHTDVARLLLKKHKACVSAEDSLGAQAIHRAAVTGQDEAIRFLVSELGVDIDARAGSTHLTALHFAAKEGHVSTVQTLLSLGADINSKDERNRSAVKTDLRIFSWDHGHLRVSGQTVTN; via the exons ATGGCCGGGCCCGCTGACCCGCGGCGGCTGTTCCGGCTGGTGCAGGACGGCCGGCTGTGCACCCTGCGCAGGGAGCTGCGGGCGGCTGGGCACGCGGGCTGCGCGGGGCCGGCCGGGGACACCCTCCTGCACTGCGCCGCCCGCCACGGCCGCCGGGACGTCTTGGCCTATCTGGTCGAGACCTGGGACCTGGACATCGAAGCCGCCAACCGGGACTACAAGCGGCCTCTGCATGAGGCTGCCTCCATGGGCCACCGGGACTGCGTGCGGTACCTGCTGGGCCGGGGGGCCGCGGTCGACTGCCTGAAGAAGGCCGACTG GACTCCTCTGATGATGGCCTGCACGAGGAGAAACCTCGAGGTGATCCGGGATCTCGTGGAGCACGGCGCCAATCCACTCCTGAAGAACAAAGACGGCTGGAACAGTTTTCACATCGCCAGCCGCGAGGGCGACCCTCTGATCCTCCAGTACCTGCTTGCAGTTTGCCCCTCTGTCTGGAGGACAGACAGCAAGATCGGGAGGACCCCGCTGCACACGGCAG CAATGCATGGCTGTTTAGAGGCAGTAGAGGTGCTTCTTCAGAG GTGCCAGTACGAACCGGACTGCAGAGACAGGTGTGGCCTCACGCCCTTCATGGACGCCATTCAGTGTGGCCATACGGACGTGGCCAGGCTGCTCCTCAAAAAGCACAAG GCTTGCGTGTCTGCTGAGGACTCACTGGGGGCCCAGGCCATCCACCGGGCAGCAGtcactgggcaggatgaagcCATCCGATTCCTGGTCTCGGAGCTTGGTGTCGACATTGATGCAAGAGCAGGATCTACCCATCTCACGGCACTTCACTTCGCAGCTAAG GAAGGTCACGTGAGCACAGTCCAGACGCTCTTATCCTTGGGTGCTGACATCAACTCCAAGGACGAAAGAAATCGATCAG cAGTCAAGACTGACCTCAGAATTTTTTCCTGGGACCATGGGCATCTGAGAGTCAGTGGTCAAACTGTGACAAACT ga
- the ANKRD16 gene encoding ankyrin repeat domain-containing protein 16 isoform X3: MAGPADPRRLFRLVQDGRLCTLRRELRAAGHAGCAGPAGDTLLHCAARHGRRDVLAYLVETWDLDIEAANRDYKRPLHEAASMGHRDCVRYLLGRGAAVDCLKKADWTPLMMACTRRNLEVIRDLVEHGANPLLKNKDGWNSFHIASREGDPLILQYLLAVCPSVWRTDSKIGRTPLHTAAMHGCLEAVEVLLQRCQYEPDCRDRCGLTPFMDAIQCGHTDVARLLLKKHKACVSAEDSLGAQAIHRAAVTGQDEAIRFLVSELGVDIDARAGSTHLTALHFAAKEGHVSTVQTLLSLGADINSKDERNRSGDMALIPGCGRSHGEGNGNPLQHSCLGNPRTEEPGGIRHGVTQSPT, from the exons ATGGCCGGGCCCGCTGACCCGCGGCGGCTGTTCCGGCTGGTGCAGGACGGCCGGCTGTGCACCCTGCGCAGGGAGCTGCGGGCGGCTGGGCACGCGGGCTGCGCGGGGCCGGCCGGGGACACCCTCCTGCACTGCGCCGCCCGCCACGGCCGCCGGGACGTCTTGGCCTATCTGGTCGAGACCTGGGACCTGGACATCGAAGCCGCCAACCGGGACTACAAGCGGCCTCTGCATGAGGCTGCCTCCATGGGCCACCGGGACTGCGTGCGGTACCTGCTGGGCCGGGGGGCCGCGGTCGACTGCCTGAAGAAGGCCGACTG GACTCCTCTGATGATGGCCTGCACGAGGAGAAACCTCGAGGTGATCCGGGATCTCGTGGAGCACGGCGCCAATCCACTCCTGAAGAACAAAGACGGCTGGAACAGTTTTCACATCGCCAGCCGCGAGGGCGACCCTCTGATCCTCCAGTACCTGCTTGCAGTTTGCCCCTCTGTCTGGAGGACAGACAGCAAGATCGGGAGGACCCCGCTGCACACGGCAG CAATGCATGGCTGTTTAGAGGCAGTAGAGGTGCTTCTTCAGAG GTGCCAGTACGAACCGGACTGCAGAGACAGGTGTGGCCTCACGCCCTTCATGGACGCCATTCAGTGTGGCCATACGGACGTGGCCAGGCTGCTCCTCAAAAAGCACAAG GCTTGCGTGTCTGCTGAGGACTCACTGGGGGCCCAGGCCATCCACCGGGCAGCAGtcactgggcaggatgaagcCATCCGATTCCTGGTCTCGGAGCTTGGTGTCGACATTGATGCAAGAGCAGGATCTACCCATCTCACGGCACTTCACTTCGCAGCTAAG GAAGGTCACGTGAGCACAGTCCAGACGCTCTTATCCTTGGGTGCTGACATCAACTCCAAGGACGAAAGAAATCGATCAG gagacatggctttgatccctggatgcggaagatcccatggagaaggaaatggcaacccactccagcattcctgcctgggaaatccacggacagaggaacctggcgggatacgccatggggtcacacagagtccgacatga